In Caldicellulosiruptor obsidiansis OB47, a single window of DNA contains:
- a CDS encoding energy-coupling factor transporter ATPase, with product MSAFIEFKNVSFSYVSSDGTRTPALIDINLKIERGEFVAILGLNGSGKSTLAKLINGLLIPEKGYVIVDGMNTKDTEKIWDIRRKCGYIFQNPDNQLVASIVEEDVAFGPENLGMPREKIRKAVDSALLAVEMMEYKNHPTYKLSGGQKQRVAIAGVLAMKPDCIILDEPTSMLDPKGRKEVISTIERLNKEEKKTIILVTHNVDEMLLSQRSIVLDKGHIKFDGPSLELLKLDWFYDMGFDMPQILKLSIELKKRGVKTNKEIWSVDEMERFLCSLK from the coding sequence ATGAGCGCTTTTATAGAGTTTAAAAATGTGAGCTTTTCGTATGTAAGCTCTGATGGGACAAGAACACCAGCTTTGATTGATATAAATCTTAAGATAGAAAGAGGAGAATTTGTTGCGATATTGGGACTGAATGGTTCTGGCAAATCAACCCTTGCAAAACTAATAAACGGTCTTTTAATTCCAGAAAAAGGTTACGTAATTGTAGATGGTATGAACACAAAAGATACAGAAAAAATCTGGGATATCAGAAGAAAGTGTGGATATATATTTCAAAACCCTGACAACCAGCTTGTTGCATCGATTGTTGAAGAAGATGTTGCATTTGGGCCTGAAAACTTAGGAATGCCGAGAGAAAAGATAAGAAAAGCTGTTGATAGTGCACTTTTGGCTGTTGAGATGATGGAGTACAAAAACCATCCTACGTACAAACTGTCTGGTGGACAAAAACAGAGGGTTGCAATTGCTGGTGTTCTGGCGATGAAGCCAGATTGCATAATACTTGATGAACCAACATCCATGCTTGATCCAAAGGGAAGAAAAGAAGTAATTTCAACTATAGAAAGGTTAAACAAGGAAGAGAAAAAGACAATTATTTTGGTTACACACAATGTCGATGAGATGCTCTTGAGCCAAAGAAGCATTGTGCTGGATAAAGGACATATAAAGTTTGATGGACCTTCGCTTGAGCTTTTAAAGCTTGACTGGTTTTATGATATGGGCTTTGACATGCCGCAAATTTTAAAACTCTCAATTGAGCTCAAAAAAAGAGGTGTAAAAACAAATAAGGAAATCTGGTCAGTTGACGAAATGGAGAGATTTTTATGTTCATTGAAATGA
- a CDS encoding energy-coupling factor transporter ATPase codes for MFIEMKNVEFIYGYKTPFEKKALENINLSITKGEFIGIIGKTGSGKSTLVQLMNGLLVPQIGDVFVDGINTRDKKKVKEIRKKVGLVFQYPEYQLFEETVYKDIAFGPQNLGFSEEEIKRKVKEVCDLLEIPHQLLEKSPFELSGGQKRRVAIAGILAMDPECLILDEPTAGLDMRGRKRIFNIIERLHKEAKKTIILISHSLEDVAMLCERVIILSKGKINFDGSKHQAFENVELLEKSGLLPPDILYLQHRLKLKGFKIDKFEYSIEKVADMIVKNLHLPFVEEGDGF; via the coding sequence ATGTTCATTGAAATGAAAAATGTAGAGTTCATATATGGCTACAAAACACCATTTGAAAAAAAAGCGCTTGAAAATATAAACCTTTCGATAACAAAAGGTGAGTTTATAGGAATTATTGGCAAAACTGGTTCAGGCAAATCTACTTTGGTTCAGCTAATGAACGGGCTTTTAGTTCCGCAAATAGGTGATGTTTTTGTCGATGGTATAAATACAAGAGACAAAAAAAAGGTAAAAGAGATTCGAAAAAAGGTAGGGCTTGTGTTTCAATACCCTGAATATCAGTTGTTTGAAGAGACTGTTTACAAAGATATAGCGTTTGGTCCTCAAAACCTTGGATTTTCTGAAGAAGAAATAAAAAGAAAGGTAAAAGAGGTTTGCGACCTTTTGGAAATACCTCATCAACTTTTAGAAAAGTCGCCGTTTGAGCTTTCTGGTGGGCAGAAACGAAGGGTTGCAATAGCAGGGATACTTGCAATGGACCCCGAGTGCTTAATTCTTGATGAGCCAACAGCCGGGCTTGATATGCGTGGTCGGAAAAGAATTTTTAATATCATAGAAAGGCTTCACAAAGAAGCAAAGAAGACTATAATTTTGATATCTCATAGCTTAGAAGATGTTGCAATGCTCTGCGAAAGGGTTATTATTCTGAGCAAAGGAAAAATTAATTTTGACGGGTCAAAACATCAGGCTTTCGAGAATGTAGAACTTCTTGAAAAAAGTGGACTTTTACCGCCTGACATTCTTTATCTTCAGCACAGGTTAAAACTCAAGGGTTTTAAAATTGATAAATTTGAATATAGTATTGAAAAAGTTGCTGATATGATTGTAAAAAACCTACACTTGCCATTTGTAGAAGAAGGTGATGGATTCTGA
- a CDS encoding energy-coupling factor transporter transmembrane component T family protein yields the protein MVDFVIGQYIKKDSFVHRLDPRTKVIVLFFFCISIFVVNNFYGYIFLFAFILLWIFLSQTNPLILLRGTKPVFVFILITVVFNLFMTQGKPLIKISGLVITDKGIILSVFLVIRLLLLIFATSLLTLTTSPIEITDALEVLLKPLKKVKFPVHEISMMMSIALRFIPTIYEEADKIMKAQMSRGADFETGGLIKKAKSLLPLLIPLFISAFKRADELAIAMEARCYRGSEGRTKLKKLEFRLSDYISFVVCGILIILAIVVR from the coding sequence ATGGTTGATTTTGTAATTGGACAATATATCAAGAAAGACTCTTTTGTTCACAGGCTTGACCCGAGAACGAAGGTGATAGTTCTCTTCTTTTTTTGTATTTCAATATTTGTAGTAAACAATTTTTATGGATATATATTTTTATTTGCTTTTATACTTTTATGGATTTTTCTTTCGCAAACAAACCCGCTTATACTTTTGCGCGGAACAAAACCTGTATTTGTATTTATACTTATAACAGTAGTTTTTAATCTCTTTATGACCCAGGGAAAGCCTCTAATAAAGATATCAGGGCTTGTTATAACCGACAAAGGAATAATACTTTCTGTTTTTTTGGTAATACGGCTTTTGTTGCTCATTTTTGCAACAAGCCTCCTTACTCTAACAACATCGCCAATTGAAATAACAGATGCTCTGGAAGTGTTATTAAAACCTCTAAAAAAGGTGAAATTTCCTGTTCATGAAATTTCTATGATGATGTCAATTGCCTTAAGGTTTATACCAACCATCTACGAAGAGGCAGACAAGATTATGAAGGCTCAAATGTCAAGGGGTGCGGACTTTGAAACAGGAGGATTAATAAAAAAAGCAAAATCACTTTTGCCGCTTTTAATTCCACTTTTTATTTCAGCTTTCAAAAGAGCAGATGAGCTTGCAATTGCGATGGAAGCGCGTTGTTACAGAGGGTCAGAAGGTCGTACAAAGCTCAAAAAACTTGAGTTTAGACTTTCTGACTATATTTCGTTTGTTGTATGTGGTATTTTAATCATACTTGCAATTGTTGTGAGGTGA
- the truA gene encoding tRNA pseudouridine(38-40) synthase TruA: protein MRNILLTIEYDGTGYFGWQKQPNKKTIQGTIEEAIKKLTGEEVNLIGSGRTDRGVHALNQKANFKTSSKIPTDKFPLALNSVLPGDISVKDAIEVSLDFSARYSAKQKTYKYLIYNKKSRPALLRNYAYYYPYELDVDAMQRACEYFIGEYDFKSFCSVDSESKTTVRRIYNAYLTFENECIAIYLTANGFLYNMARIIAGTILDVGAGKLKPMDIPLIIESKDRTLAGKTLPPWGLYLVDVAY from the coding sequence TTGAGAAACATTCTCTTGACCATAGAATATGATGGAACAGGATATTTTGGGTGGCAAAAACAGCCCAATAAAAAGACCATTCAGGGAACAATTGAAGAGGCTATAAAAAAGTTGACAGGTGAAGAGGTAAACTTGATTGGTTCTGGAAGGACAGACAGAGGTGTTCATGCTTTGAATCAAAAAGCTAATTTTAAAACAAGTAGCAAAATACCAACAGACAAGTTTCCTCTTGCTTTAAATTCTGTGCTGCCTGGCGATATATCTGTAAAAGACGCAATTGAAGTGTCTTTAGATTTTTCTGCGCGATACAGTGCAAAGCAGAAGACTTATAAGTATCTCATTTATAACAAAAAAAGTCGTCCTGCGCTTTTGAGAAACTATGCGTATTATTATCCATACGAGCTTGATGTTGACGCTATGCAAAGAGCGTGTGAATATTTTATAGGAGAGTACGACTTTAAAAGTTTTTGTTCTGTTGATTCTGAGTCAAAAACAACCGTAAGGAGGATATACAATGCATATTTGACATTTGAAAATGAGTGTATTGCCATATATTTAACAGCCAATGGTTTTCTTTACAACATGGCAAGGATTATTGCAGGGACAATCTTGGATGTGGGAGCAGGAAAATTAAAACCAATGGATATTCCGCTTATAATAGAGAGCAAAGATAGAACCCTGGCAGGAAAGACCTTGCCACCCTGGGGGCTTTATCTTGTGGATGTGGCTTATTGA
- a CDS encoding YdcF family protein gives MRKFSRILLYSMVILIFIFVITEASIIVFGISAKPKKSDCIIVLGCAVYGNFPSPFFRERLNKAFELYKKDYARYIIVCGAKGAGENISEAEAGKRYLIGKGVLPEFILKEDRSFSTYENLLNVKRIMNRRGFKSAIIVSNMFHLERAYLIAKKLKINASVSGVYVQQYSYEEYKGFIREIMALWYEIFKTLKPF, from the coding sequence ATGAGAAAGTTTTCGAGAATTTTACTCTACAGCATGGTTATTCTAATTTTTATATTTGTAATTACAGAAGCATCAATAATCGTTTTTGGCATTTCTGCAAAACCTAAAAAGTCAGACTGTATAATTGTTTTGGGCTGTGCAGTTTATGGCAATTTCCCAAGTCCGTTTTTTCGAGAAAGACTTAACAAAGCTTTTGAACTTTATAAAAAAGACTATGCAAGGTACATAATTGTCTGTGGTGCAAAAGGTGCGGGTGAAAACATTTCTGAAGCTGAGGCAGGAAAGAGGTATCTTATAGGTAAAGGAGTTTTGCCTGAGTTTATTTTAAAGGAAGATAGATCTTTTTCGACGTATGAAAATCTTCTCAATGTAAAAAGGATTATGAACAGAAGAGGTTTTAAGAGTGCTATAATAGTTTCAAACATGTTTCATCTGGAAAGAGCGTATTTGATTGCTAAAAAACTGAAAATAAATGCATCAGTTTCGGGTGTATATGTACAGCAGTATTCATATGAAGAATACAAAGGTTTTATACGTGAAATTATGGCTTTATGGTACGAAATTTTCAAAACTCTTAAGCCCTTCTGA